From Chitinophagales bacterium, the proteins below share one genomic window:
- a CDS encoding PorP/SprF family type IX secretion system membrane protein yields the protein MKRFAFILFFTLTVMHSLHAQDIHFSQYFSTPLTINPSYTGNFTGDYRAGLNYRQQWGSVTIPYKSFDFYGDLSFNKNFLHRNYFSAGLYLVSDKAGDGDLSVTKVMVSGAYHISFDEEKTSLFSLGLQAGFIQKSVNFSKFYFDNQWADAGFDLGLPTGENYAAQQTSYADVNAGVSYAYSGSDKFSFHSGIALYHLLRPVETFYTNNTNRLGIRPSLNAGAVVRISEQVYVYPSLMYMSQKKAHEFLAGGMVGLSLNTVSANQLFAGLFGRAGDALIPVIGYQYEQWRAMLNYDVNTSSLKAASGGKGAFELSIVYTGWYKKPTGNIIDVPCPRF from the coding sequence ATGAAACGCTTCGCTTTCATATTGTTTTTTACATTAACGGTGATGCATTCGCTTCACGCGCAAGACATTCATTTCTCACAGTATTTCTCTACACCACTCACCATCAATCCCTCCTATACCGGTAACTTCACGGGAGATTATCGTGCCGGACTCAATTACCGGCAGCAATGGGGCAGTGTAACGATTCCGTATAAGTCATTTGATTTTTATGGTGACCTGTCATTCAATAAAAATTTCCTGCACCGCAATTATTTTTCAGCAGGTCTATACCTTGTTTCCGATAAAGCCGGCGATGGTGACCTCTCGGTGACGAAGGTGATGGTATCCGGAGCTTATCATATTTCTTTTGATGAGGAAAAAACAAGCCTTTTTTCTCTGGGCTTGCAGGCCGGATTTATCCAGAAATCGGTGAACTTCTCCAAATTCTATTTCGATAATCAATGGGCTGATGCCGGCTTCGACCTCGGATTACCTACCGGTGAAAATTATGCCGCACAGCAAACAAGTTATGCAGATGTGAATGCAGGTGTTTCGTATGCTTACAGCGGCTCAGATAAATTTTCCTTTCATTCAGGCATAGCGCTATATCATTTATTGCGGCCTGTTGAAACATTTTATACAAACAACACCAACCGGCTGGGTATCCGCCCTTCCCTGAATGCAGGTGCTGTCGTCCGCATCAGCGAACAGGTTTATGTCTATCCCAGCTTAATGTATATGTCGCAGAAAAAGGCCCATGAATTTCTTGCCGGAGGCATGGTTGGCTTATCCTTAAATACGGTTTCCGCCAATCAGTTGTTTGCAGGATTATTCGGCCGTGCCGGCGATGCGTTGATTCCTGTCATCGGTTATCAGTATGAACAATGGCGTGCCATGCTGAATTACGATGTTAATACGTCTTCTTTAAAAGCGGCGTCGGGCGGAAAGGGCGCATTTGAACTCTCTATCGTTTACACCGGATGGTATAAAAAACCAACCGGAAACATCATTGATGTGCCGTGCCCGAGATTCTGA
- the gldC gene encoding gliding motility protein GldC: MSDDQQLAARESTIQLSIALDKNNIPEQINWQATDAEPGNHESNAMLLALWDHKAKTGMSIDIWTKEMTVPEMNLFYYQTLLTMSDSFFRATKNKELSDDIRNFAKTFIEKVKQLEKLNAG; encoded by the coding sequence ATGAGCGACGATCAGCAACTTGCGGCACGCGAAAGCACCATTCAACTTTCTATAGCACTTGATAAAAACAATATACCTGAACAAATCAACTGGCAGGCGACAGACGCAGAACCAGGCAATCATGAATCGAATGCCATGCTGCTCGCATTGTGGGATCACAAAGCAAAAACCGGCATGAGTATCGACATCTGGACGAAAGAAATGACTGTTCCGGAAATGAACCTGTTTTACTATCAGACCTTATTGACCATGAGTGATTCTTTTTTCCGTGCTACAAAAAACAAAGAGTTGAGCGACGACATCAGAAATTTTGCGAAGACATTTATTGAGAAGGTGAAGCAGCTGGAAAAACTCAATGCGGGGTAA
- a CDS encoding type II toxin-antitoxin system VapC family toxin, which yields MVARENSSTSVGYIGILVFTLAELYYGVHKSEQPLKNEAVVKQFLSVFHIVHFDEEMSALNEKIRSVLEKSGKPVGNMDLLIASQTLSLKLTLITANENEFNRIATLKIENWLK from the coding sequence GTGGTTGCGCGAGAAAATAGCAGCACATCCGTTGGTTATATCGGCATTTTGGTTTTCACACTCGCCGAGCTTTATTATGGTGTGCACAAGAGTGAACAACCTTTGAAAAATGAAGCGGTGGTCAAACAATTCCTTTCCGTCTTTCACATTGTACACTTCGATGAAGAAATGAGCGCCTTGAATGAAAAAATAAGATCAGTGCTTGAAAAATCGGGGAAGCCTGTCGGGAATATGGATCTGCTGATTGCAAGTCAAACCCTTTCTCTTAAACTAACATTGATTACCGCCAACGAAAATGAATTCAACAGGATCGCCACATTGAAAATCGAAAATTGGTTGAAATAG
- a CDS encoding ribonucleoside-diphosphate reductase subunit alpha: MFVIKRDGRTETVKFDKITARIEKLCYGLDQEHVEPILVAKKVIEGIYDGVTTTELDNLAAETAASMTVRHPDYASLASRIAVSNLHKNTKKSFSGAMYDLFNYVNPKNGKKAPLLAEDVFEIIMKHTDVLDSSIIYDRDFQFDYFGFKTLEKSYLLKVDGRIAERPQHMFMRVAIGIHRNDIEAAIETYNLMSERWFTHATPTLFNAGTPKPQMSSCFLLTMKEDSIEGIYDTLRSCAQISQSAGGIGLSIHNIRATGSYIRGTNGTSNGIIPMLRVFNDTARYVDQGGGKRKGSFAIYLEPWHADIFEFLDLKKNHGKEEMRARDLFYALWIPDLFMKRVKENGMWPLFCPNEAPGLAEVYGEEFEKLFTTYEEEGRARKMVKAQDLWFAIVQSQIETGTPYMLYKDACNKKSNQQNLGTIKSSNLCTEIIEYTAPDEVAVCNLASIALSRFIKDGAFDHQKLFEVTKVVTRNLNKIIDGNFYPVEAARRSNLRHRPIGIGVQGLADVFIQLRMPFDSPEAIRLNKEIFETIYYAAVTASKDLAAAEGTYETYEGSPMSKGVMQFDMWNVTPGDRWDWDFLRAEVKKHGVRNSLLLAPMPTASTSQILGNNECFEPYTSNIYTRRVLSGEFIVVNKHLLKDLVKLGIWNNALKNKVIAANGSIQNIAEIPQAIKDIYKTVWEIKQKVVIDMAADRGAFICQSQSLNLFMQEPSVSKITSMHFYGWEKGLKTGMYYLRTKAATDAVKFTVEKEHVELPQAETEEAVAAYATATAPAAAAAVETIAAVKNDVETEVITYKEGDACVLDENGNCLMCGS, from the coding sequence ATGTTTGTAATAAAAAGAGATGGCAGAACCGAAACGGTAAAGTTCGATAAGATCACTGCCCGTATTGAGAAACTCTGTTATGGATTAGACCAGGAACATGTTGAACCCATCCTCGTTGCGAAGAAAGTAATTGAAGGAATTTATGATGGCGTTACCACAACGGAACTGGATAATCTTGCAGCGGAAACCGCTGCATCGATGACGGTGCGCCATCCTGACTATGCATCACTGGCATCCAGGATTGCTGTTTCCAACCTGCATAAGAACACGAAGAAGTCATTTTCGGGTGCGATGTATGATCTCTTCAACTATGTAAATCCCAAAAACGGAAAAAAGGCTCCACTGCTTGCTGAGGATGTGTTTGAGATCATCATGAAGCATACCGATGTGCTGGATTCAAGTATCATCTACGACCGCGATTTTCAATTCGATTATTTCGGATTTAAGACATTAGAGAAATCTTATTTGCTGAAGGTGGATGGCCGTATTGCCGAACGTCCGCAGCATATGTTCATGCGCGTCGCCATCGGCATTCACCGCAATGATATTGAAGCGGCGATTGAAACGTATAACCTGATGAGTGAACGCTGGTTTACGCATGCAACACCCACCTTATTCAATGCCGGCACACCGAAACCACAAATGTCATCGTGCTTTTTACTGACAATGAAGGAAGACAGCATTGAAGGCATTTATGATACGCTGCGTTCCTGCGCGCAGATTTCACAGTCGGCGGGTGGCATCGGTTTGAGCATTCACAACATCCGTGCAACCGGATCTTATATCCGTGGCACAAACGGAACTTCTAACGGTATCATTCCCATGCTCCGTGTATTCAATGATACAGCACGTTATGTTGACCAGGGCGGCGGAAAGAGAAAAGGATCATTTGCAATTTATCTCGAACCGTGGCATGCGGATATTTTTGAGTTCCTCGATTTGAAAAAGAACCATGGCAAGGAAGAGATGCGTGCCCGTGATTTGTTTTATGCGCTCTGGATTCCGGATTTATTCATGAAGCGCGTGAAAGAGAATGGTATGTGGCCGCTCTTCTGTCCGAATGAAGCGCCGGGACTTGCAGAAGTGTATGGTGAGGAATTCGAAAAACTTTTTACCACATATGAAGAAGAAGGCCGTGCCCGCAAGATGGTGAAAGCGCAGGATCTTTGGTTTGCCATTGTGCAATCGCAGATTGAAACCGGCACACCGTATATGTTGTACAAGGATGCCTGCAACAAAAAATCGAACCAGCAGAACCTTGGCACGATCAAGAGTTCCAATTTATGCACGGAGATCATTGAATATACAGCGCCTGATGAGGTGGCCGTCTGCAATCTTGCTTCCATAGCGTTGTCGCGCTTTATTAAAGACGGCGCGTTTGATCATCAAAAACTATTCGAGGTAACCAAGGTGGTAACCCGCAATCTCAATAAAATCATTGATGGTAACTTTTACCCGGTGGAAGCGGCCAGGCGTTCCAACCTGCGTCACCGCCCGATTGGTATTGGTGTGCAGGGGCTGGCCGATGTATTTATCCAGTTACGCATGCCGTTTGATTCACCGGAAGCGATCCGGCTGAACAAAGAAATTTTTGAAACGATATATTATGCCGCGGTCACTGCATCGAAAGATCTGGCTGCAGCAGAAGGAACCTATGAGACCTATGAGGGTTCGCCGATGTCGAAAGGCGTCATGCAGTTTGATATGTGGAATGTGACGCCGGGCGATCGCTGGGACTGGGATTTTCTCCGTGCAGAAGTGAAAAAGCATGGTGTAAGAAATTCATTACTGCTCGCCCCGATGCCAACAGCTTCCACTTCACAGATTCTGGGCAACAACGAATGCTTTGAACCTTATACATCCAATATTTATACGCGCAGGGTGCTGTCGGGTGAATTTATTGTGGTGAACAAGCATCTTTTGAAAGACTTAGTGAAACTCGGTATCTGGAACAATGCCTTGAAGAATAAAGTGATTGCAGCGAATGGTTCCATTCAAAACATTGCAGAGATTCCGCAAGCGATCAAAGACATTTACAAGACTGTTTGGGAGATCAAGCAAAAAGTGGTGATTGATATGGCAGCCGACCGCGGCGCGTTTATCTGCCAGTCGCAGTCGCTGAATTTATTCATGCAGGAACCGAGTGTGTCAAAAATCACCTCCATGCATTTTTACGGCTGGGAAAAGGGATTAAAGACAGGCATGTATTATTTACGTACCAAAGCAGCAACGGATGCCGTGAAGTTTACAGTGGAAAAGGAACATGTGGAATTGCCGCAAGCTGAAACGGAAGAAGCGGTGGCAGCGTATGCAACGGCTACAGCACCTGCCGCTGCTGCAGCTGTAGAAACGATTGCTGCCGTAAAGAATGATGTAGAAACAGAAGTAATCACTTATAAAGAAGGCGACGCCTGTGTGCTGGATGAGAATGGCAATTGCTTAATGTGCGGATCGTGA
- a CDS encoding ribonucleoside-diphosphate reductase small subunit: MKEQVDELLLRENKDRFVLLPIKYPDIWEMYKKHEASFWTAEEIDLYQDLKDWDSLTKNEKHFITHVLAFFAASDGIVNENLATNFMEEVQIPEARCFYGFQIMMENIHSETYALLIDTYVKDVKEKDRLFHAIETVDCVKKKAQWALKWISNGSFTERLVAFAAVEGIFFSGSFCSIFWLKKRGLMPGLTFSNELISRDEGLHCEFATLLYSKIQNKLSKEQVYGMIGDAVEIEKEFIGDALPVDLIGMNAKLMKQYIEFVADRWIVALGYPKLYNASNPFDFMEMISLQGKTNFFEKRVGDYQKKGVLGNEKKMEVSGDSAFSLMEDF; encoded by the coding sequence ATGAAAGAACAAGTTGATGAATTGTTATTAAGAGAAAATAAAGATCGCTTTGTATTACTGCCGATCAAATATCCCGACATCTGGGAAATGTATAAGAAGCACGAGGCCAGTTTCTGGACAGCGGAAGAGATTGATCTCTACCAGGATTTAAAAGACTGGGATTCTCTTACTAAAAACGAAAAACATTTCATCACGCATGTGCTTGCTTTTTTCGCCGCAAGCGATGGCATCGTGAATGAAAACCTTGCTACCAATTTTATGGAGGAAGTGCAGATTCCGGAAGCACGTTGCTTTTACGGATTCCAGATTATGATGGAGAATATTCATTCCGAAACCTATGCCTTGCTGATTGACACGTATGTAAAAGATGTGAAAGAGAAGGACCGTTTGTTTCATGCTATTGAAACAGTGGATTGTGTAAAGAAGAAAGCACAATGGGCTTTGAAATGGATTTCCAACGGATCATTTACAGAGAGGTTGGTTGCTTTTGCTGCCGTGGAAGGAATTTTCTTCAGCGGTAGTTTCTGTTCCATTTTCTGGTTGAAGAAACGCGGACTGATGCCCGGCCTCACGTTTTCGAATGAACTGATTTCGCGCGATGAGGGATTGCACTGCGAATTCGCAACGTTGTTATACAGCAAAATTCAAAATAAGCTTTCCAAAGAGCAGGTGTATGGGATGATCGGTGACGCTGTAGAAATAGAAAAGGAATTCATTGGCGATGCTTTGCCGGTTGACCTTATCGGCATGAATGCCAAGCTCATGAAGCAATACATCGAGTTTGTGGCCGACCGCTGGATTGTAGCCCTCGGTTATCCGAAGTTATACAATGCTTCCAACCCATTTGATTTCATGGAAATGATTTCGCTGCAGGGCAAAACCAACTTCTTCGAGAAGCGTGTAGGAGATTATCAAAAGAAAGGTGTGCTGGGTAATGAAAAGAAAATGGAAGTATCCGGTGACAGTGCGTTTTCGCTGATGGAGGATTTTTAA
- a CDS encoding histone deacetylase: MLKIAFAPEYVLPLPANHRFPISKYELIPLQLLHEGTVSEENFFQPESLDIEIAALTHTRGYMDRLLNLEMTAGEMRKIGFPQTPELMAREFIIAGGTVECCAFAKQHGVSLNIAGGTHHAYPDHGEGFCLLNDCAIAANYLLHRNKAARILIIDLDVHQGQGTAKIFEEEKRLFTFSMHGKNNYPSRKEKSTLDIELPDGMQDEAYLLLLLQHLPEIIDQFHPDFAFFISGVDIIATDRFGKLNVSMEGCKRRDTFVFETLKKKNIPVVVTMGGGYSPEIKDILEAHCNTYRVAREVYG; the protein is encoded by the coding sequence ATGTTGAAGATCGCTTTTGCTCCTGAATATGTGCTGCCCTTGCCGGCTAATCACCGATTCCCGATCAGCAAATATGAACTGATACCACTTCAGTTGCTGCATGAAGGAACCGTATCTGAAGAAAACTTTTTTCAGCCTGAAAGTCTCGATATTGAAATTGCTGCACTCACCCATACGCGCGGATACATGGACCGTTTGCTGAACCTGGAGATGACGGCTGGTGAAATGCGGAAGATTGGTTTTCCGCAGACACCTGAACTGATGGCACGTGAATTTATTATTGCAGGAGGAACAGTTGAATGCTGTGCATTTGCAAAACAACATGGCGTGTCATTAAATATTGCAGGCGGAACGCATCATGCTTATCCTGATCATGGAGAAGGATTTTGTTTATTAAATGATTGCGCGATTGCTGCGAATTATTTGTTGCATAGAAATAAGGCAGCGCGGATCCTGATCATTGACCTTGATGTGCACCAGGGACAAGGCACGGCGAAAATATTTGAAGAGGAAAAGCGTTTGTTTACTTTCAGCATGCATGGAAAAAATAATTATCCGTCGCGGAAGGAAAAGTCAACGCTCGACATTGAATTGCCGGATGGAATGCAGGATGAAGCATATCTCTTGCTGTTGCTGCAGCATCTTCCGGAAATCATTGATCAATTTCACCCTGACTTTGCATTTTTTATCAGTGGTGTAGATATTATTGCAACAGACCGTTTTGGTAAACTGAATGTTTCGATGGAAGGATGTAAACGTCGTGATACTTTTGTATTTGAAACTTTGAAGAAGAAAAATATTCCGGTGGTGGTGACAATGGGCGGTGGTTATTCACCGGAGATTAAAGATATCCTGGAAGCGCATTGCAATACGTATCGGGTGGCGCGGGAAGTTTATGGGTAA